In the Anaerostipes caccae L1-92 genome, CGGAATCTACCGGAGTATCGACAGCTTTGCCAAGGTCAGCAAATTCGGAGGAGGCATGGGCCTTTACTTTGGAAAAGTCAGGGCCAGCGGAAGTTCAATCCGTGGATTTGAGGGAGCCGCAGGAGGTGTAATCCGCTGGATACGGCTCGCAAATGATACGGCTGTGGCCGTAGACCAGCTTGGAATGCGGCAGGGTGCCGTGGCTGTTTACCTGGACGTCTGGCACAGAGACCTTCCCGAATTTCTTAGTCTCCGGACAAACAACGGAGATGAGCGGATGAAAGCCCACGATGTGTTCCCTGCCGTCTGCTATCCCGACTATTTCTGGGAACAGGCAAGAGACAATATTGAAGGCAGCTGGTACCTGATGTGCCCCCATGAGATACTCACAGTCAAAGGCTATGCACTGGAGGACTGCTATGGAACAGAGTGGACCGAAAAATATCTGGACTGTGTCCTTGATGAAAGAATCAGTAAGCGTGTGATCCCTATCAAAGATATTGTACGGATGATCATCAAAAGTGCAGCAGAGACTGGAACGCCTTTTACGTTCAACCGGGATCATGTCAACCGCGCAAATCCCAACCGGCATAAAGGAATCATCTACTGCAGCAACCTCTGTACCGAGATCGCCCAGAATATGAGTGCCTCAGGGCAGATAGAACAGAAAATTGAAATGATCGGCGGTGAAGAAGTCGTTGTCACTGTCACAAAACCGGGAGACTTTGTCGTCTGCAATCTTGCAAGCCTCTCCCTCGGGAATCTGTGTGTCACTGATTATGAACAGCTGTCCTACGTCACAGAGAGTGCGGTAAGAGCCCTGGACAATGTGATCGACCTGAACTTTTTTCCCGTACCTTATGCCGAGATCAACAGCAAAAGATACCGCCCCGTGGGACTCGGGGTCAGCGGATATCACCACATGCTGGCAAAGCATAAAATACAATGGGAGAGCGAAGAACATTTAAAATTTGCTGAAAAAGTATTTTCCGATATCCATTATGCCGCACTGGCAGCCAGCTCAAAAATTTCCGAAGAAAAAGGATCTTATCCGTATTTCCCAGGCAGTGACTGGCAGACCGGGGATTATTTCAGAAAGCGGGATCTCACGAAAGGACGCTGGAAAGCACTTGAAGACCGGATCAAAAAACACGGCCTGCGCAACGGCTATCTGCTTGCCGCGGCACCTACAAGCAGTACAAGCATCATCGCCGGCACCACGGCAGGTCTGGACCCTGTCATGAACCGCTACTTTCTTGAAGAAAAAAAATACGGCCTGATCCCAAGAGTTGCCCCTGAACTGTCCATGGAGACATTCTGGTACTATAAAAATGCCCACTATATTGACCAGACCTGGTCTGTGAAAGCATGCGGTGTCCGTCAGAGACACATCGACCAGGCACAGAGCATGAATCTGTATATCACCAATGAATACACGTTCCGAAAAGTCCTGGACCTCTATATTCTGGCATGGGAACAGGGAGTCAAAACAATTTATTACACGCGGTCCAAAAGTCTTGAAGTTGAAGACTGCGAAGTTTGTTCTTCATAATACAGAAAGAGAGAGAAACGATGACAGAACTTACAAAAAAACCTTTATTTAATCCTTACGGTGACACGGATGTCCGAAAGCGCAGGATGATCAACGGAAATACAACGAACCTGAATGATTTTAACAATATGAAATACCCCTGGGTCAGCGGCTGGTACCGCCAGGCTATGAATAATTTCTGGATACCTGAAGAGATCAATCTGGGGACGGACATCAAAGATTATAAGCAGCTTTCCGAGCCTGAACGCCGGGCATATGATAAGATCCTTTCTTTTCTTATTTTCCTGGACAGCATTCAGACGGCAAACCTTCCAAATATCAGTGAATATATCACAGCCAATGAAGTCAATCTGTGCCTGTCGATCCAGGCATTCCAGGAGGCAGTTCACAGTCAGAGTTACAGCTATATGCTGGATACGATCTGTGAGCCCCAGGAAAGAAACGATATCCTGTATCAGTGGAAGAATGACCCTCATCTGCTGGAGAGAAATCAATTCATCGGAGACCTTTATAATGATTTTCAGACTAATAAAAATACAGAAACATTCGTAAAAACACTCGTTGCCAACTACATCTTAGAAGGCATTTACTTTTACAGCGGTTTTATGTTTTTTTATAATCTTGGAAGAAATCACCGTATGCCTGGTTCTGTACAGGAAATCCGGTATATCAACAGGGATGAAAATACACATTTGTGGCTGTTCAAAAATATTCTGCTGGAATTAAAGAAGGAAGAACCCTCCCTGTTCCATCCTGACTGTATCAATGACTACCGCCGGATGATTAAAAAGGGGTGTGAGCAGGAAATCCGCTGGGGTCATTATGTGATCGGCGATGAGATCCAGGGTCTCAAAAAAGAAATGGTGGAGGAATATATCCGTTATCTTGGAAATCTGAGGTGCCAAAATCTCGGTTTTGAACCCATCTATCCAGGCAGTGAAACTGAACCGGAATCCATGTCCTGGGTCAGCCAGTTCTCTAATGCCAACATGATTAAAACAGATTTTTTCGAGGCAAAAAGCACTGCGTATGCAAAAAGCAGTGCCTTAGTGGATGATCTGTAAAAATGCAGATCCGGCAGTTATTACAGCTGCCGGATCTTTGATTTACCGTTTATTCACTTTTCTTCTTTACCGGAACCCAAACTTCATATTTTGCATTTTCAGGGTCCGCATTCAAGTATACCTCAATGTCCGGCGCTTCCCCAAACTCATATCCTGAGTTCGGCAGCCATTCCGTCCCGATCCTCTTTTCCAGCTGCTGAATCGATTCCGGCATGGTACCTTCTCCTTCAAAGATTGCCCAGGTGGCAGCCGGAACCATATATTCATCCCAGCCTTCTTCTGCGGGATCATCGCTTGAAACTGCGATGAGATATTTCCACTGCTCTGACTTATCGTCACATGCACTGACTCCCAAAATGCCCTGAGGTTCTTTTCCAATCTTAGAAACCAGTTTCTGGACAGATCCGTCTGCGGCAGCTTTTGTCCACAGTCCGGGTACCATCTGAAAGTTTTTTTCCACATCTTTGTGCATCGGCGCAGACGGCCCTATAATACGGAAGCTCTCTTTTGTCTCAATTCTGTAATTCATCTCTGCATCTCCTTTTATTGTGATCTGAAAACTGATGGGAGGATAGGATTTCAATATGATACCGTTTTTTCTCGCCGCCGAAGGCGCTGTGTGATGAACACTTTGAAATGCGCGGTTAAATGCGGTCGGTGAATCATAGCCATATTTAAGTGCTATATCCACGATCTTTTCCTTTCCGGTGCTCAGCTCAGCCGCTGCCATAGACATTCGTCTGCGGCGGATATATTCCGACAGCGTCACATCTGCAATATAAGAAAACATTCTCTGGAAATGATAAGTGGAACAGCATGCAATCTTTGCAAGTTCCCCATAATCGATTTCCTCTGTCAGATGTTCCTCAATATACGATACGGCCTGATTCAGCCGCTTCATCCATTCCATCTCTAAACTCCCTCCTACAACAAAAGAATACAGCCATATGAAAAAATATTCCTCTTAATCTGTGCACGAAAAAGAGAACTGCCTCACAGACTATTTTCCTGCAATTCCGTCTGCTATCAATTTCGCTACCTTTTTCATATCTTTTCCCAATACACAGTCACCCTTATTATCGCAGAAAAAACTTTCCACAAGAATAGCCGCCGGTTTTGTTCCATTCAGAAAATACAGATGATCCTCTTTTTTCGCTCCCCTGTCCCTGAATACACCGGCCAGCTTTTTCTGAACTCTCTGTGCATACGCTTTTCCTGTCTCCGTCTTGTAGTACACTTCCGCGCCATGTCCTGTTCCGTCGCTGGCATTTAAATGCAGTTCCAAAGCCAGATCATAGCCGCCCTGATTGATGAGAGGTAGTTTATATGATTTTTCCTCTTCCTTAGATGCAAATTTCTTTTCGGGACATACAACAACATCTGCTTTCCACCCGTTCTTCTCCAGGCACACCTTTAAAAGAGGGGCAAGCGCCTTGTTATACTGGTATTCATTCACAACACCGCTGGCTGAAGTGCACATACCGTTTTTCAAAATACTGTGGCCCACTGAAATTACTGCTTTTTTCATACATTTGCCTCCTTTTATTATTTCGGATCAATGAAAAAGGCAAAACCATAAAGAAGGTCCTGCCTTAATCTTACAACCTACACCTGTCTTTTGTGATAGGTCTATTATAAAAATTTTCTGCTGCTCAAGCAATAGTTCTGCAGTCAATCACTCACCCGGGTGAGTGAATCACTGATCCTATGTAACCTATTTTTTATACCTGTTGATCTGGTTTGCACTTATGACCACATCGCCCTTGCCTACCTTTATACCCTTGGCTTCCAGCAGTTCAGATACCGTGCACACTTCAAATCCTTTTGCTTTCAGCTGAGGAAGAACCTTTTCCACTGCTGCCACCGAAGGTTTATGGATATCATGCATCAATACGATGTCTCCGTCCTTTGCCTGCTTTAAAATCGTATTGACCGTGGCATTTGTATTCAGTGTCTTCCAATCCAGTGTATCGATGCTCCATAAAATCAGAGGCGCATCAACATTGGCTTTTACTGTGTCATTGATGGCACCGTAAGGAGGTCTAAGCTGTCCCACATCTGCTCCTGTCACCTTGGAGATGGCAGCGTTCATCTTCTGCATCTGCAGCTGGACTCCGGAAGCCCCGATTTTTGTGAGCTGAGGATGATTCCATGAATGTCCTGCCACTTCATTTCCTGAATCCATGACTTCCTTTACCAATTCCGGATACAGGTTGGCATTCTGTCCCAGCATAAAAAATGTTGCTCTCGCGTCATTTTTATCTAAAGCCTTGACGATTCTGTCCGTATTCTCTCTGGCCGGACCGTCATCAAAAGAAAATGCGATCAGCTTCTTCGTCTTATCAATTTTTCTCGGCACATAAAGTGAATCCTTTAATTCATCCCCTGTTCCTTTGTCCATGACGCCTTCGTTGGCCTTTGCAGTCATCTCTCCGATCCCGTCATTTACACTTGTGTATTTTGTCTTTCCGGAACGGACAAACCAGATACCCCCGGCTATGACTACAGCCAGTAAAAGAATCCATCCGGCAATACCGGCTTTGTTCCATTTCCTTCTTGTTTTCCTTCTTCTGCTCATTCTACTCACCTTTTTCCTTTATCATCTGAAAGTTTTTTACATCCACTAATCCTTTATCTGTCAGGCGCAGTTCCGGTATCACCGGGAGCGCCATAAATGACAATGTTGTGAAAGGATCACAGTCCTCTGATACTCCCATTTCCCTGGCTCTCTGTACCATGGCATCCAAACGCCTCTGTATCTCCTTTGCAGGCTGCGTACTCATGAGTCCGGCAATCGGAAGGGGAAGTCTCCCCACATCTTTTCCGTCCTGCACCAGAGCATAGCCTCCCTGCATCTCTTGTATCATCTCCACAGCTTTCATAATGTCTCTGTCATTATCTCCTGCTGCAATAATATTGTGTGAGTCATGGGCAACCGATGTGGCAACTGCTCCATTAGTGATCCCATATCCCTTCAGCGGAGCTGCCTTAATATTCCCTGTACCTCTGTGCCGCTCAAACACACACAGCTTTGAATATGT is a window encoding:
- a CDS encoding ribonucleoside-diphosphate reductase subunit alpha; the encoded protein is MKNITTAQGSEYAVVVRQAILESFRTEEFPIGDLLKSIQNEFPQEEYSLNILNEKFQSFLKEGMEDHEKLLLLVKAAAELTSQEAPKWENIAARLKILEFESVVKNNLEEYQIRNFYEKIVVLSQQNLYGDYILKNYAEDEIHLFSSWIRPERNSLFHYSGLELLLSRYVIRDRQGNPLETPQEMFMGIAMHLAMKETEDRNQWVKRFYDMLSLLQVTMATPTLSNARKPYHQLSSCFIDTVPDSLDGIYRSIDSFAKVSKFGGGMGLYFGKVRASGSSIRGFEGAAGGVIRWIRLANDTAVAVDQLGMRQGAVAVYLDVWHRDLPEFLSLRTNNGDERMKAHDVFPAVCYPDYFWEQARDNIEGSWYLMCPHEILTVKGYALEDCYGTEWTEKYLDCVLDERISKRVIPIKDIVRMIIKSAAETGTPFTFNRDHVNRANPNRHKGIIYCSNLCTEIAQNMSASGQIEQKIEMIGGEEVVVTVTKPGDFVVCNLASLSLGNLCVTDYEQLSYVTESAVRALDNVIDLNFFPVPYAEINSKRYRPVGLGVSGYHHMLAKHKIQWESEEHLKFAEKVFSDIHYAALAASSKISEEKGSYPYFPGSDWQTGDYFRKRDLTKGRWKALEDRIKKHGLRNGYLLAAAPTSSTSIIAGTTAGLDPVMNRYFLEEKKYGLIPRVAPELSMETFWYYKNAHYIDQTWSVKACGVRQRHIDQAQSMNLYITNEYTFRKVLDLYILAWEQGVKTIYYTRSKSLEVEDCEVCSS
- a CDS encoding ribonucleotide-diphosphate reductase subunit beta, which produces MTELTKKPLFNPYGDTDVRKRRMINGNTTNLNDFNNMKYPWVSGWYRQAMNNFWIPEEINLGTDIKDYKQLSEPERRAYDKILSFLIFLDSIQTANLPNISEYITANEVNLCLSIQAFQEAVHSQSYSYMLDTICEPQERNDILYQWKNDPHLLERNQFIGDLYNDFQTNKNTETFVKTLVANYILEGIYFYSGFMFFYNLGRNHRMPGSVQEIRYINRDENTHLWLFKNILLELKKEEPSLFHPDCINDYRRMIKKGCEQEIRWGHYVIGDEIQGLKKEMVEEYIRYLGNLRCQNLGFEPIYPGSETEPESMSWVSQFSNANMIKTDFFEAKSTAYAKSSALVDDL
- a CDS encoding AraC family transcriptional regulator, encoding MEWMKRLNQAVSYIEEHLTEEIDYGELAKIACCSTYHFQRMFSYIADVTLSEYIRRRRMSMAAAELSTGKEKIVDIALKYGYDSPTAFNRAFQSVHHTAPSAARKNGIILKSYPPISFQITIKGDAEMNYRIETKESFRIIGPSAPMHKDVEKNFQMVPGLWTKAAADGSVQKLVSKIGKEPQGILGVSACDDKSEQWKYLIAVSSDDPAEEGWDEYMVPAATWAIFEGEGTMPESIQQLEKRIGTEWLPNSGYEFGEAPDIEVYLNADPENAKYEVWVPVKKKSE
- a CDS encoding N-acetylmuramoyl-L-alanine amidase; this encodes MKKAVISVGHSILKNGMCTSASGVVNEYQYNKALAPLLKVCLEKNGWKADVVVCPEKKFASKEEEKSYKLPLINQGGYDLALELHLNASDGTGHGAEVYYKTETGKAYAQRVQKKLAGVFRDRGAKKEDHLYFLNGTKPAAILVESFFCDNKGDCVLGKDMKKVAKLIADGIAGK
- a CDS encoding polysaccharide deacetylase family protein gives rise to the protein MSRRRKTRRKWNKAGIAGWILLLAVVIAGGIWFVRSGKTKYTSVNDGIGEMTAKANEGVMDKGTGDELKDSLYVPRKIDKTKKLIAFSFDDGPARENTDRIVKALDKNDARATFFMLGQNANLYPELVKEVMDSGNEVAGHSWNHPQLTKIGASGVQLQMQKMNAAISKVTGADVGQLRPPYGAINDTVKANVDAPLILWSIDTLDWKTLNTNATVNTILKQAKDGDIVLMHDIHKPSVAAVEKVLPQLKAKGFEVCTVSELLEAKGIKVGKGDVVISANQINRYKK